A genomic window from Pseudomonadota bacterium includes:
- a CDS encoding tetratricopeptide repeat protein, producing MRATIAALALLLAAACGKEAPRPAPEIDPVLGETAIPGPADKTAEELVERAYALKQDGRNGAALAALEKACAAIEKSAGARSADFGSCLDDEASVHVRMGHADKARALYERALGILKAASGADPRLVHGVMTRLEEMDLMAAKGIACAEPAEPPAKDALPYFPDVGAMQEALGALNPYVAVCSDGVPEAVTVRVIVTG from the coding sequence ATGCGCGCGACGATCGCCGCACTCGCCCTCCTCCTCGCCGCGGCCTGCGGCAAGGAGGCGCCGCGCCCCGCCCCCGAGATCGATCCGGTGCTCGGCGAGACGGCGATCCCGGGCCCAGCCGACAAGACCGCGGAGGAGCTCGTCGAGCGGGCGTACGCGCTGAAGCAGGACGGCCGCAACGGCGCAGCGCTCGCCGCGCTCGAGAAGGCGTGCGCCGCGATCGAGAAGTCCGCGGGAGCGCGGAGCGCCGACTTCGGGTCGTGCCTCGACGACGAGGCCTCGGTCCACGTCCGCATGGGCCACGCGGACAAGGCGCGCGCGCTCTACGAGAGGGCGCTCGGGATCCTGAAGGCGGCCTCCGGCGCGGATCCGCGGCTCGTCCACGGCGTCATGACGCGGCTCGAGGAGATGGATCTCATGGCCGCCAAGGGGATCGCGTGCGCCGAGCCCGCCGAGCCGCCCGCGAAAGACGCCCTCCCCTACTTCCCGGACGTCGGGGCGATGCAGGAGGCGCTCGGCGCGCTGAACCCGTACGTCGCGGTGTGCTCGGACGGCGTCCCCGAGGCGGTGACCGTGCGCGTCATCGTGACCGGA
- a CDS encoding acyl-CoA thioesterase, protein MKRRFEIECELPEDFVVERGTGLKWHREKLRVLYADTDRSSVVYHANYLKYFEVGRAGLIRSSGRSYKEIEKLGLFHPIVDLRVQFEFHADYDDLLSIYARPRSLEPVRFGYDYIVRNDEIGRVLVHGHTVHCCIDPKHRVLPVDPVTRQIFADFGVTGPARD, encoded by the coding sequence GTGAAACGCCGGTTCGAAATCGAGTGCGAGCTCCCGGAGGACTTCGTCGTCGAGCGCGGCACCGGCCTCAAGTGGCACCGGGAGAAGCTGCGCGTGCTGTACGCGGACACGGACAGATCGAGCGTCGTCTACCACGCGAACTACCTGAAGTACTTCGAGGTCGGCCGCGCCGGGCTCATCCGGTCGAGCGGCCGCAGCTACAAGGAGATCGAGAAGCTCGGGCTGTTCCACCCGATCGTCGATCTGCGCGTCCAGTTCGAGTTCCACGCCGACTACGACGACCTCCTGTCGATCTACGCGCGCCCGCGCAGCCTCGAGCCGGTGCGGTTCGGCTACGACTACATCGTCCGCAACGACGAGATCGGGCGCGTGCTCGTGCACGGCCACACGGTGCACTGCTGCATCGATCCCAAGCACCGCGTCCTCCCGGTCGACCCGGTGACGCGGCAGATCTTCGCCGACTTCGGCGTGACCGGCCCGGCCCGCGATTAG
- a CDS encoding DUF882 domain-containing protein, whose translation MSRHRQHLKGAILALAAAAVVSASARAQVSEEDPVAEAEAGEPAECRPVPDVKSEKEYPALDAPARRPGRAEVATTLFNVHSKETLPILKGRAPSPRLLALFFRCRGFATRRDLDPRLLEAVLAAAEEFRAPRVDVVSAYRSAKMNDSLAKKGRRVASESRHTSGEAIDFSLPSARARRVGDWLWQWWEGGVGIYDRDDFVHIDVGPKRRWNGR comes from the coding sequence ATGTCCCGGCACCGGCAACACCTCAAAGGGGCGATCCTGGCGCTCGCGGCGGCGGCGGTCGTGTCCGCGTCCGCGCGCGCGCAGGTCAGCGAGGAAGATCCCGTGGCCGAGGCCGAGGCGGGCGAGCCGGCCGAGTGCCGCCCCGTGCCGGACGTGAAGTCGGAGAAGGAGTACCCCGCGCTCGACGCGCCGGCGCGGCGGCCGGGAAGGGCGGAGGTGGCGACGACGCTCTTCAACGTGCACTCCAAGGAGACGCTGCCGATCCTGAAGGGTCGCGCGCCCTCGCCCCGGCTCCTGGCGCTCTTCTTCCGGTGCCGCGGGTTCGCAACTCGGCGCGACCTCGATCCGCGGCTGCTCGAGGCGGTCCTGGCGGCGGCCGAGGAGTTCCGCGCGCCGCGGGTCGACGTCGTCTCCGCGTACCGCTCGGCCAAGATGAACGACTCCCTCGCCAAGAAGGGGCGCCGGGTCGCGTCCGAGAGCCGGCACACCTCGGGCGAGGCGATCGACTTCAGCCTGCCGAGCGCGAGGGCGCGCCGCGTCGGGGACTGGCTCTGGCAGTGGTGGGAAGGCGGGGTCGGGATCTACGACCGCGACGATTTCGTGCACATCGACGTCGGCCCCAAGCGGCGGTGGAACGGCCGCTGA
- the lepA gene encoding translation elongation factor 4, which produces MEKIRNFCIIAHIDHGKSTLADRILEITDAVDRRDLKAQHLDKMDLERERGITIKAQTARLKYVARDGEAYRLNLIDTPGHVDFHYEVERSLQACEGAVLLVDATQGVQAQTLANAYLAINGNLEIIPVVNKIDVNGADVEGTLRQIEEVLGLAVEEALAVSAKTGEGVAELLEAIVARVPPPRVAAGDDALRALIIDSWYDTYRGAVVLVRVFSGALAPGMKVEFMEAGRTYDVTEVGTFTPASLKLARLDAGDVGYVICTIKSVHETKIGDTITDAKNRAAAPLPGFREVKPMVFCGVFPTDPADYEDLRDSLEKLVMNDSSFVFEPETSQALGFGFRCGFLGLLHMEIIQERLEREYDQDLVTTAPTVVYGVTMVDGSKRRIDNPAKMPDANSIQSIEEPFIKTSIHVPSEHLGPVIKLCEERRGVQQSLDYAGPGRAILIYDLPMAEVLFDFFDKLKSVSRGYASMDYEVIGHRTGDLVRIDVLVNGEPVDALSAIVHRDNSFIIGRELTRKMKELIPRQQYEVAIQAAIGTRVISRTNVQAMRKNVTAKCYGGDITRKRKLLEKQKAGKKRMKAVGHVVIPQEAFLSLLKIDRQAPP; this is translated from the coding sequence ATGGAAAAGATCAGGAACTTCTGCATCATCGCGCACATCGATCACGGGAAGTCCACGCTCGCGGACCGGATCCTGGAGATCACCGACGCGGTCGATCGCCGGGACTTGAAGGCCCAGCACCTCGACAAGATGGATCTCGAGCGGGAGCGCGGGATCACGATCAAGGCGCAGACCGCGCGCCTCAAGTACGTCGCCCGGGACGGCGAGGCCTACCGGCTCAACCTGATCGACACGCCCGGGCACGTCGACTTCCACTACGAAGTGGAGCGCTCGCTCCAGGCGTGCGAGGGCGCGGTGCTCCTCGTCGACGCGACGCAGGGCGTGCAGGCGCAGACGCTCGCCAACGCCTACCTGGCGATCAACGGGAACCTCGAGATCATCCCGGTCGTGAACAAGATCGACGTCAACGGCGCCGACGTCGAGGGCACGCTCCGCCAGATCGAGGAGGTCCTCGGCCTCGCCGTCGAGGAGGCGCTCGCGGTGTCCGCGAAGACCGGCGAGGGCGTGGCCGAGTTGCTCGAGGCGATCGTCGCGCGGGTGCCGCCGCCCAGGGTCGCCGCGGGCGACGACGCGCTGCGCGCGCTGATCATCGACTCCTGGTACGACACCTACCGCGGCGCGGTCGTGCTCGTCCGCGTGTTCTCCGGCGCGCTCGCGCCTGGCATGAAGGTCGAGTTCATGGAGGCCGGCCGGACCTACGACGTCACCGAGGTCGGCACGTTCACGCCCGCCTCCCTGAAGCTCGCGCGGCTCGACGCGGGCGACGTCGGCTACGTGATCTGCACCATCAAGTCGGTGCACGAGACCAAGATCGGGGACACCATCACCGACGCGAAGAACCGGGCCGCCGCGCCGCTCCCCGGCTTCCGCGAGGTCAAGCCGATGGTGTTCTGCGGCGTGTTCCCGACCGATCCGGCCGACTACGAGGATCTGCGCGACTCGCTCGAGAAGCTCGTGATGAACGACTCGTCGTTCGTCTTCGAGCCCGAGACCTCGCAGGCCCTGGGCTTCGGCTTCCGCTGCGGTTTCCTCGGGCTCCTGCACATGGAGATCATCCAGGAGCGCCTCGAGCGCGAGTACGATCAGGATCTCGTGACCACCGCGCCCACGGTCGTCTACGGCGTCACGATGGTCGACGGCTCGAAGCGGCGGATCGACAACCCGGCCAAGATGCCCGACGCGAACAGCATCCAGTCGATCGAGGAGCCGTTCATCAAGACGTCGATCCACGTGCCCTCGGAGCACCTGGGCCCGGTGATCAAGCTGTGCGAGGAGCGCCGCGGCGTCCAGCAGAGCCTCGACTACGCCGGGCCGGGCCGCGCGATCCTGATCTACGACCTGCCCATGGCCGAGGTGCTGTTCGACTTCTTCGACAAGCTCAAGTCCGTGTCGCGCGGCTACGCGTCCATGGACTACGAGGTGATCGGCCACCGCACCGGCGACCTCGTGCGGATCGACGTCCTCGTCAACGGCGAGCCGGTCGACGCCCTGTCCGCGATCGTCCACCGCGACAACTCGTTCATCATCGGCCGCGAGCTGACGCGCAAGATGAAGGAGCTGATCCCGCGGCAGCAGTACGAGGTCGCGATCCAGGCCGCGATCGGCACCCGCGTCATCTCGCGGACGAACGTCCAGGCCATGCGCAAGAACGTGACCGCCAAGTGCTACGGCGGCGACATCACCCGCAAGCGCAAGCTCCTCGAGAAGCAGAAGGCGGGCAAGAAGCGGATGAAGGCCGTGGGCCACGTCGTGATCCCGCAGGAGGCCTTCTTGTCTCTGCTGAAGATCGACAGGCAGGCGCCGCCCTAG
- the tilS gene encoding tRNA lysidine(34) synthetase TilS: MTSHEAREGASALRKALGPAFTALRTLFPKDRPVVVAVSGGSDSMGLLHAAAAWARDDAGGGCTVAAGFVDHGLRDVDSEWAIVEEAARALELRAVRLLIAREEAAAAREAGSLQSWAREARYRALFTLATEVGANVVATGHTRDDQAETFLMRLLRGSGLDGLGGIPPIREQRGGMIVARPLLDLGREEIRAALLAIGARWAEDPSNADPRFLRTRIRRELLPLMEQLQPRAAVRIAATAGELRGASAYLERAVEGQGALVPLRLAGGVRADAAAFASVPRALWGRFIRHALRTVRGDLQGIDRGHYELILQLLADGKSTSRIPLPGGAVAYLYRGSLFTFPRALPQRPTGAGQPVAAGPRLWRARFAALGAVCEIEVAEDAPRSLRVADLELRARCKGDRVFGSSKKLKQLLLEGGVPRPYRDFVPVLALGDEVLSCPGHLQSRVGGIVVRWLLDDGAPFLDLDFPLRDHGY; this comes from the coding sequence ATGACTTCTCACGAAGCGAGGGAAGGGGCGAGCGCGCTGCGCAAGGCGCTCGGGCCGGCCTTCACGGCGCTGCGGACCCTCTTTCCCAAGGATCGGCCCGTGGTGGTGGCCGTGTCCGGCGGCTCCGATTCCATGGGGCTGCTACACGCGGCCGCGGCGTGGGCGCGCGACGACGCGGGCGGCGGCTGCACCGTGGCGGCCGGCTTCGTCGATCACGGGCTGCGCGATGTCGACTCGGAGTGGGCGATCGTCGAGGAGGCCGCGCGGGCGCTCGAGCTGCGTGCGGTGCGGTTGTTGATCGCCCGCGAGGAGGCGGCCGCCGCGCGCGAGGCGGGCTCGCTCCAGTCCTGGGCGAGGGAGGCGCGGTACCGGGCGCTCTTCACCCTGGCGACCGAAGTGGGCGCGAACGTCGTCGCCACCGGCCACACGCGCGACGACCAGGCCGAGACGTTTCTCATGCGGCTCCTGCGCGGCTCCGGGCTGGACGGCCTCGGCGGGATCCCGCCGATCCGGGAGCAGCGCGGCGGGATGATCGTCGCTCGCCCGCTGCTCGACCTCGGCCGCGAGGAGATCCGCGCGGCGCTCCTGGCGATCGGCGCCCGTTGGGCCGAGGATCCGAGCAACGCGGATCCCCGCTTCCTGCGGACCAGGATCCGGCGCGAGCTCCTGCCGCTCATGGAGCAGCTCCAGCCCCGCGCGGCCGTGCGGATCGCGGCGACCGCGGGCGAGCTGCGCGGCGCCTCCGCGTACCTGGAACGCGCCGTGGAGGGGCAGGGGGCGCTCGTGCCGCTGCGCCTCGCGGGAGGGGTCCGCGCCGACGCCGCGGCGTTCGCCTCTGTCCCGCGCGCCCTGTGGGGACGGTTCATCCGGCACGCGCTCCGCACCGTGCGCGGCGATCTCCAGGGCATCGACAGGGGGCACTACGAACTGATCCTCCAGCTCCTCGCGGACGGGAAGAGCACGTCGAGGATCCCCCTGCCGGGGGGCGCCGTCGCGTACCTGTACCGGGGATCGCTCTTCACCTTCCCGCGCGCCCTGCCGCAGCGCCCGACCGGCGCCGGACAACCCGTCGCGGCCGGACCCCGGCTCTGGCGCGCCCGCTTCGCAGCGCTCGGGGCGGTTTGCGAGATCGAGGTGGCGGAGGACGCGCCGCGGTCGTTGCGAGTGGCGGATCTCGAGCTGCGCGCGCGCTGCAAGGGGGACCGGGTCTTCGGCTCCTCGAAGAAGCTGAAGCAGCTTCTCCTCGAGGGAGGGGTCCCGCGACCGTACCGCGACTTCGTCCCCGTGCTCGCGCTCGGCGACGAGGTCCTCTCGTGTCCCGGCCACCTCCAGAGCCGCGTCGGGGGGATCGTCGTCCGCTGGTTGCTCGACGACGGCGCGCCCTTCCTCGATCTCGATTTCCCTTTGCGGGACCATGGTTATTGA
- the ftsH gene encoding ATP-dependent zinc metalloprotease FtsH, whose product MNQRVKTILLWGILIFLFLLVVMVLQSDGKGREVDFSEFQTDLDSGKIKEVTISGRRYLYVRNNAAGLPEKVQTIGVDPDREFNKELLSRSVRVKYQEESDDGLLHGFLISWLPMIILLLVFFFFMRQIQTGGGKAMSFGKSRARLMSDHSKKVTFKDVAGIDEAQEELGEIIDFLRDPKRFQRLGGRIPKGVLLMGGPGTGKTLLARAIAGEAGVPFFSISGSDFVEMFVGVGASRVRDLFEQGKKNAPCIIFIDEIDAVGRQRGAGLGGGHDEREQTLNQLLVEMDGFEANDGVIIVAATNRPDVLDPALLRPGRFDRRIVVPNPDVKGREGILAVHSRRTPLSSAVDLSVLARGTPGFSGADLENLVNEAALLAARKGKEVLEMDDFEEAKDKVMMGAERRSMIISDKDKRISAFHESGHTLVARLLPDTDPVHKVTIIPRGRALGLTQLLPLEDRLNLTKSYALSRIAVSMGGRIAEELVFKELSTGAGMDIQSATSMARRMVCEWGMNEKLGPLYYGKKEEAIFLGREIAQHQEFSEKTAELIDDEVHALVMSQYKRARGIIESNRAALDALAEALLERESLDGPEVDEILSAHGAHGEVPLRSEV is encoded by the coding sequence GTGAACCAACGCGTTAAAACGATCCTCCTTTGGGGAATCCTGATTTTCCTCTTCCTGCTCGTCGTGATGGTCCTGCAGAGCGACGGGAAGGGCCGCGAGGTCGACTTCTCCGAGTTCCAGACCGATCTGGACAGCGGCAAGATCAAAGAGGTCACCATCAGCGGCCGGCGCTACCTCTACGTCCGCAACAACGCCGCGGGCCTTCCCGAGAAGGTCCAGACCATCGGCGTCGATCCGGACCGCGAGTTCAACAAGGAGCTCTTGTCCCGCAGCGTGCGGGTCAAGTACCAGGAGGAGAGCGACGACGGCCTGCTCCACGGGTTCCTGATCTCGTGGCTGCCGATGATCATCCTGCTGCTCGTGTTCTTCTTCTTCATGCGCCAGATCCAGACCGGCGGCGGCAAGGCGATGAGCTTCGGCAAGAGCCGCGCGCGCCTCATGTCCGACCACAGCAAGAAGGTCACCTTCAAGGACGTCGCCGGGATCGACGAGGCGCAAGAGGAGCTGGGGGAGATCATCGATTTCCTCAGGGATCCCAAAAGGTTCCAGCGGCTCGGCGGTCGCATCCCGAAGGGGGTCCTCCTCATGGGGGGACCGGGGACCGGCAAGACGCTCCTCGCGCGGGCCATCGCGGGCGAGGCCGGCGTGCCGTTCTTCTCCATCAGCGGATCCGACTTCGTGGAGATGTTCGTCGGCGTGGGCGCCTCCCGCGTCCGCGATCTCTTCGAGCAGGGCAAGAAGAACGCGCCTTGCATCATCTTCATCGACGAGATCGACGCCGTCGGGCGGCAGCGCGGCGCGGGCCTCGGCGGCGGCCACGACGAGCGCGAGCAGACGCTGAACCAGCTGCTCGTCGAGATGGACGGCTTCGAGGCGAACGACGGCGTGATCATCGTCGCGGCCACGAACCGGCCGGACGTCCTCGACCCTGCGCTCCTCAGGCCCGGCCGGTTCGACAGGCGCATCGTGGTCCCGAACCCGGACGTCAAGGGGCGGGAGGGGATCCTCGCCGTGCACTCGCGGCGGACGCCGCTCTCCTCGGCCGTGGATCTGTCGGTGCTCGCCCGCGGGACGCCGGGGTTCTCGGGCGCGGATCTCGAGAACCTCGTCAACGAGGCGGCGCTCCTGGCCGCGCGCAAGGGCAAGGAAGTCCTCGAGATGGACGACTTCGAGGAGGCCAAGGACAAGGTGATGATGGGCGCGGAACGGCGCTCCATGATCATCAGCGACAAGGACAAGCGGATCTCCGCGTTCCACGAGTCGGGGCACACGCTCGTGGCGCGCCTCCTCCCGGACACCGATCCGGTCCACAAGGTGACGATCATCCCGCGGGGCAGGGCGCTCGGGCTGACGCAGCTCTTGCCGCTCGAGGACCGCCTGAACCTCACGAAGTCGTACGCGCTCTCCAGGATCGCGGTCTCCATGGGCGGGCGGATCGCGGAGGAGCTCGTCTTCAAGGAGCTGAGCACCGGCGCGGGGATGGACATCCAGTCGGCGACGTCGATGGCCCGGCGCATGGTTTGCGAGTGGGGCATGAACGAGAAGCTCGGCCCGCTCTATTACGGGAAGAAGGAAGAGGCGATCTTCCTCGGCCGGGAGATCGCACAACACCAGGAGTTTTCAGAGAAAACGGCCGAGCTCATCGACGACGAGGTGCACGCCCTGGTCATGTCCCAGTACAAGCGGGCGCGCGGGATCATCGAATCGAACCGTGCGGCGCTCGACGCGCTCGCGGAGGCGCTCCTCGAACGCGAGTCGCTCGACGGACCGGAAGTGGACGAGATCCTCTCGGCGCACGGCGCCCACGGCGAGGTTCCGCTGCGTTCGGAAGTTTAG